The following nucleotide sequence is from Vidua chalybeata isolate OUT-0048 chromosome 21, bVidCha1 merged haplotype, whole genome shotgun sequence.
TTTAAATAGAGGTTGAGGCTACGTAGGCACCAAAAATTGGTGTAGCCTGGAGGTCACACAATGAGTCAACAGCTCAGAGGGATCAGCGTGACCAAGGTCTGAGTGTAGGTTGGTAAATCCAGTGTTCAGCTGTAATAAGTTATAAACCCACCCTTGTGGGATTGTGCCCATCACAGAACCTCCATGGGCCTTTTATTTGAGGACAAATATCTCCTGTATGTTCCTTCACAGGCTCATGATGAAGTCTGCCCTGAATTCCCGCTGACTTGTGAAGGCTGTGGGAAGAAGATTCCCAGGGAGAAGGTATCCATCTGACCCTGTGCCGTGGGGGTATTTGGTGTCCTGAtgagctgagctctggcagcagggaggaacAGAGTTCATTAGGAAATGAAGTGGGGGAAAACAACTGAGTGGCAGCTGTTAATGTGAATGTGAGTTTTCCATAAGGATGGGTGTGAGGTAATGTGGCTTAGGGGCACTCGCAGGTCAGTGTTGGTGCTGCCACTGCTACCTCCCTTGGAACCGTGTATGGGAGCAGAGCCTCTGTGGGAAAAGCACACTCATGGGTTTATGTTCTGTGTAGAGCAACTGCATCAACTACTGCTGCAATTTTGGAAAGAGAGCCCATCTCCAGCTACATTAATTGTTATCTAAGTAATAATCTAATGGAATCCATGCCTATAGCATTTCcaggctgctggctcctggggcAAGGctcaaaattctgaaaaattcaagttttgggaaacattttcaaaaagcaCATTCATCTGAAACCATCTTGCCTGCTACAGGCAAATATTTTTAGTAGCAGTGTTGGAAAAAGCCCTTTagcagggcagaggagcagaggcagcaaaaagagaagcaaaagtgTTCTCCCAAATGGGCAGCATAAGGAGGGGCTAGGGGTGGGGGTGCAGCCCACTTTATCTGcaggctggggtttggggtacAGCCTGGCTTATCTGCAGGTGGGAGCTGAAGCCCTGCAGGAAGCTAGCTCATGGGGTCCCCATGAGTGATCTACTCTCTGTTTAAATATTAACTCCCATGTTTATTTCTCCAAACTCTTGTTGATTATTTGCTGCCATGTTAACTCTGAGTAACCCGACTCATTACACAAGCCAGATGGATCTAGAAGGATTTAAAAAAGTggtttaaaatcagttttaattgACATCTGTTATAGCAGATGTAGGAGTTAAGTGGGGAGGGAATATGGTGGTTGTTCAGAACAGAGCTCTGGTATCTGAAGGTGAGTGGTGTACTAAACCCTGGCTGAAGCTGTGACAGTGCTCATTGGATTAATCATGTGCTGTGTGGGAACTTGAACGAGTCATCTCAGTGCTGAGGGGTTAGTGGCACCTCTCTGCAGAAATGTAATGCTGGGATGGAGGTAAAAATTCCAACCTGTAGCACGCCCTTACGTGCTGCAGAGTTGTGTGAAGGGCCCAAAAAGAATGTGCCCTTGTTTCATAGGGTTGTTGCCTGTGCCTCCCATTCCTTAGCCCTCAGGGAAGCTCATCATTCTGCATCCACAGCTTGTACCTGTACCCATTGCTTTTTCACTCTTGCATGTGCAGGTGAGCAGTGAGACCTCCCAGCCATcaagagaaggagaaattaGGCTTTCTTCAGGTGTCAGGGCTGTATTTGTATTCTGGTGAAAGTCACGCCTGAtggcaggcagagcccaggtTTAGTGGGCACTGTGACAGCTGGTGATTAGCCATAGCTTGGGCATTCTTCAGCTTGGATGTGTTTCCCAAATGTCAGTGGGATGGAAAGGGAACACTAGGGATGCATAAGATCTAacactgccttccttcctgcctttctaGTTTCGGGACCACGTGAAGACGTGTGGCAGATCTAAAGTACCTTGCCGGTTCGAGGctgtgggctgtgctgaggtggTAAGGGCTCCTCTCTTGGGTTACCCTGGGGTTTTTCAGTCCCAGCATTAGAGTTCACCTGCAAACTGCTGTTGCCCAAACTGTCacatctgttttccttcaggTATTTGATTAAACCCATTGCACATGGAGCTCCACATCATCTGCTCTGCAGAGTCTGGGCATCCCAGGAATTAAATTCCTGTGGAAGGAAATCTCCTCCTACCTTAAGAGCACCCTAAGTGCTTTGGAACTGTGGTGGTTATGCTTCTTTcaggggaaatggcttcacaCTGCCAGAGGCCAGGTTTAGATGagatttttagaaagaaattgttccttgtgagggtgggTAGGCCCTGGCACGGGAGCTGTGGATGTccttggatccctggaagtgcccaaggccaggctggacggggcttgtccctgcccaaggcagggagtgggacaggatgagctttaaggtctcttcaaATCCAAGCAAGTGTGTAATGACTTGTGATTACAGTGATTCTGTAAGTGAAGAACTGGGGCCAGGCCATTTCTCTATGTCACTTTGTTTTTGCAGGTCCCACTGGTTCAAATAAATGCCTCCTCCAGGAGGTTATGTGAGGCTTTGTCCTTTGTTGCTGCTAGGTACATCTGACAGAGCTTTTCTGTGAAGGGTTAGAGGAAGGCAGAACAGACTAGTACAGCTGGGGGAAGCATGTAGCATCCCTCATTGTATGTGAtttgaaacatttctaaaactaaacaaaaacccaaaccacgcCCACCAAAACAtattctttaattctttctttgtttttttctccctgtaaattataaatttaaagCTGATGTTGTGACCTGGATAGGAGGAATTTGTTCTGTGGGTGGTGACAATGTAGATTGCACATGCTGAATGGGAGATGTATTTCTCTTCATGCaggtggaaaatgaaaagctcCCCGAACATGAAAGGAAGTGTTTGGCAGAGCATCTCTACATGCTtctgagctctgtgctcagcCTCAAGACTGGTGCTGGGGATCTGAAACCTCTTCCTGTCCCTTCCTCATCACAAAACAGCTCCCCACTTCTGGCAGCAAACTCACTGTGCTCAGAGTCAGAGCTCTCCCGGTCCCTGGAGCTCTTGGGAAGGTGTGAGGCGCTTGAGAGGAAAACAGTTACCTTTGAGAACATTGTCTGTGTGCTTAACCGGGAGGTGGAGAGAGTGTCCCTGACAGCTGAAGCTTACAGTCGCCAGCACCGGCTGGACCAGGAGAAAATCGAAACACTGAGCAACAAGGTAACTGCTTGTCTGGGcttcccagcactcccagcagAGGCCGTTTCCTGTTCCCTTTCCGTGTCATGAGTTAGCAGAGCTTCACCACTCGGCCCTGAAATTCCACAAATCTGAAGGCAGAACTAAAGTACCCTTTGTGCCTGTGCCCAACCCTCATCAGCTCCCtggaaaaactgggaatttaACTGACATGTGTAAAACATCAGATCTCTGTTAATTATCAAACTGGGCAAGATACCGAGAGGTTCTTCCTCAGCAAAGTTTCCTGACAAGAGCCAGAGCACCCGGTGTTTCACTGCATCTCCTTTTGCTGCATCTCACTGAATCTGTGGGGCTGCTCACCTTCCAGATCTTTCCAAAGGAGTGCTGCCTTTGCCAAAGGAGTGccatcagtgctgctgcctgcagcaagcTGCTGGAGGTGTGAAGGAGCTGCCTCCACCAGTCTGCTCCAGCACAGTCCCTGTGGAGGGCTCCTAGTGTTCCTGgcacctggagctgtgcagtTTGCAGCGTACCTGTGCTCTCTGGGCAACTGATCTGGTGTTACCTTGTGTGAGCCGGCAGGGACGAACCCTCCAGAGGGTGTaggttcttttctttctcaatttAGTTTTGTTACAATGCTGAGTtactggggatttttttccccatcctcaCTTCTTGTGCTGCTCAGCCAGTGGAGCAGCTCCTTGGAAGGagttttatttcctgtattGGCTACAGGAAAGTTCCCAGCTCAAACACTAAGCTGTATTGATGGATCTTCTCCAGAGTGACAGGGTGCAGAAGGAAGCTTCAGTGAATTGGCTTGTGTTGCTTGGTTTCTCCCTCCCGTACTCCCTGTCCATTCTGGAGGAGGTCTCTCACTAGGAAGCAGTCCCGAGGGGATGACGGGGTCTGTCAGGGTgtgccagctctcccaggccCCAGAGCCTGCGTGTTTCTAACCTGCACCATGTGTTCCACTGAGCAGGTCCGGCAGTTGGAGAGGAGCATTGGGCTTAAAGACCTGGCCATGGCTGAGATGGAGGAGAAGATCCGCAACATGGAGGCTTCCACCTACGATGGGGTTTTCATCTGGAAGATAACAGAGTTTGCCCGGAAGCGTCAGGAGGCGATAACAGGCCGCTCTCCTGCCATCTTCTCTCCAGGTGTGCAAAATCACCAAAATCTTTTGCATCTCAGCTGCGCATGAGTCTCATGGCAGGTCCTTTGCTTGGGAAATGCTGGCAAGGCcaggctgagaaaaaaaatattccatgtgGAAGGGGGTGTTTTGTCTTGGAGAGTGAAGcatgcagagcagtgctgttcCAAGAGGGAAGAGAGGGCTGAGAGGAGAGAGGTGCAGGCTGTGGATGAGATGAGAAAGGGAATTGGCTGTAATTGTTTGGTTTGCATTAAATGTAAAGGCAAGGAAATACCAGCTGATATCTGtattaaagaaaaggaagtggaGATACTGCTTGCAGTGTTGTGAGGACAGAGTGATTGCCACAGGGTTTGACAAATGGCAAAATCTTGAGTTAAAAACAGCAAGTTGTACAAGGAAGGTTCATTCAGGGCCTGACCCGGGACAAGCCAGGGTGAAGCCCATCAGTCttgggggggaagggggagggcCTTACTGGGTTCTTGCTCTGCTCCTTGCCTgagccagggagagcaggatgCCCAGCTGCATATTCCCTCTCCCTGGCTACTCCCACCACTCTGGAGCCATCTTTCCTTCTGTTCCTTGATGGGTTTTACATTCAAAGGGTGATGGGAGTGCTGAGAAGGCCCAGAGGGGCCACTGGGGATATTCTCCTTGGACTAGCAAAGGGATTATCTGTCTTGAGAGCCTTTGGGTGAAGCAGGTGGGGagaaaggagcagaggaaatgAGCTGGGGATTTCCAAGAGGGATGCAGTGACAAAGACCCGTTTTCTTGCTCCTCACCCTGTGGAAGAGCACAGTGTCTCTGCTATTCATAGTCTGCCTGTTGGGAAAAGCATCAAGTCCTGCAGTAAAATATTGGCTGTGACCCTTGGtctctgcctgtgcctgctgagCCTCACCAGTCCCAGATGCACTGTGCCACTGTGGGAGGGTGATTTGTGGCAGGTCCCCTTCCAAGCTGTGACCTCACACAGGTCTGGTGTCACACTACAGGCATTCCCAGGactgctggggaaggaaagtGCCTGACATCCCATCCTGGCCGTGCCCAAGCCATGCCATGGGGATCCAAATAAGAACTAAAGTTCACTTGCTTGAGCCCCTGCCCGGATCAGAGGCACCAGCTCACAGTGGGAgatgctctgctgccagccaggtgCTTTATGGAGGGGTTTGTTCCTGCTCACTGGTGTTACTGCCATGAACCACAGCTCCTTCAGCACTGGGGTGCAGGAGGATtggcccagctctggggcagaTCTCCCCTGGCAGCAAGGGAACAACCAGGGGACTGACatctgctctgtgcacagcatCTGCTCAGGCCAGGGGCTGCACTGCCTGGCCTTGGGCTTTCCAGACCACCTCTGGTGCAGCCCAGACCTTGCTTCTCCCAGATTCCAGATTGATTCTCCTCAGAATTCAGAGAGATCTTCTggtcccaggctgtgctgtaTTGGACCTTCACTGTGCCTGTTCCACACTTCTCTAACAGCTTTCTACACCAGCAAGTACGGCTACAAGATGTGTCTGCGCGTGTACCTGAACGGGGATGGCACCGGCCGCGGGACCCACCTGTCCTTGTTTTTTGTGGTGATGAAGGGACCTAACGATGCGCTGCTGCGGTGGCCCTTTAACCAGAAGGTGGGTCTGGATCAGAGCCCGCTGTGTCCATCCATGGCCTGCCTGGTTTGGTGCCCACTCGAGCTTCTCGGTACTGTCACTCCAGCCCGCTTGGCAAGGCAGAGGAAGGACTCTGTATTGGCTGCCCTGGGGGTTCCCCAGGTGTGCTGAGAGcactggctctgctgtgggcCAAGGGGGTGACATGGGCTGTTTGGAACCGCACAGAGCCTCTGCAGGGGTTGAGGGCAAGGGAAGGTTGTGGTGGCCTCAGAGCTCGGGGACAGCGGGTGCTCACTCCCTGTCAGGAGCTcagatcccagctcctgggcactgcaggTTTGTGGAACGCATTGAGGCTGAGTGAGCGGGCACAAGCAGATGCAGAGAGGACAAGAGTCCTGGCTCAGGGAAGTACCTGAGTGCAGTGTCAGTTCTGAGAGCAGAGTGTAGGTTTTCAGTCAGTCCGACAGACAGTCAGTCAGACTTGTGCTGCCACAGGGAAGTTTCCAGTGACAGGCAgatgtggggatggggaggattTCTATAGGACATTACTGAGGTGATGTTCTCTGCTGGTCCCACTCAGAGGTGTTTCTCTGATTTGCAGGTGCacagggtggctgtggctgctgctaCTTGCATGCGGAACAGCAGGTCACTGGGCAGGGCTTCCAGGTGTCTTTTATTCAGCCACTCCCCTATGCTTTCACCTTTCCCCACAGGTCACCCTGATGCTTCTGGACCAGAATAATCGGGAGCACATCATTGACGCCTTCCGCCCTGACGTGACATCCTCATCCTTCCAGCGCCCTGTCACGGAGATGAACATTGCCAGTGGCTGCCCCCTCTTCTGCCCTGTGTCTGTCATGGAAGCCAAGAACTCCTACGTGCGTGATGATGCCATCTTTATTAAAGCCATCGTTGATCTCACGGGCCTCTAACCCTCCTGACCTTGGAGCAGAGAGCATggagccagcactgcccagggcatCTCCCGCTTGTGCTGCACTTCAGGCGGGTCTTAGAGCAAGAGGAGGGggcacagagaggggaaaagccCTTCCTGAAAAGGGACCTTTGCTCTGAGTGGAAACAAGGTGTCTGATGGGAGCCCTCTTTCCTGAGGAAAGGGTTGGGTGGACACTGGCAGGCTGTGGAATATGGAAGATTCCCTGCAGGGACTTGGGTGTCTGAACTGCTGCTGTCTGGACTCCAGTGGAAACCAGTGCAGCTCTTGCTCTACCAGTTTAGCCGACATCCACAGCTCTCTGTAGTAAAAAAGTGGTTTTCCCTGCCTGAGCTCCACCTCCTGTGGATTTTGGCTCAGCTGTCTAGGATTTCCTTCTGAGATCTCCGTGTTCCTGGAAGTTGTGCGCTGTGGGGTGCCATGGCTCTGCACTGCTGGTTGCTCCACACCCTGGGAGACAAGGAGGGTGTGTgacagctgcagtgccagctgggcaagggagacACAGACTGGTTTGATGCTGTTGGTGTGTTAGGAGAGTGCtgagcccagctgcagggcagggaagtCCTGAGTCCAGCCCTTGCTGGGTGTGTGATGGGTGGTGTGTGCTGGAGTGTGGAatggggcaggaggtgctgctggcctgGAGGGACCATGGGGCAGCACTAGGGTTGCCTGTGGGGAAGGAGAAGTGAATCTACTGTGGAGATTGTCCCTCCTTTGCCAGGAGAGGAGGGTGACACAGAGCTCAGTGTGCACCCTGAGAGCTCCAAGCCCTCCCCCTCTCTGCCATGTGGGCCGAGCAACACTGGGTGGGatgggtgctgtgctgggagctgtctTTGCTCATAGGCAAAGACACAGGCTCTGAACTGGCTTTGCTCCCACCATGGGACAGCTCCACCATCCTTCCCGGGCTCTTGCTGCTGTTGAGCTCCACGTCCATCTGCGGCCACGCTGCTGTGTCTGTCTGGGCTTTGGGATGGGTACTGTCAGCCCCTGCATTCTCACAGTGCCcgcagccaccagcagcaggcCTCCCTCACTgttcctccccatccctgagcTCAGGTGTCAGGGCCACCTGGTTCCAGGTGTCAGCACCCTGGAGCTCTTCCTTCACTCGGCCCCACATTGAACCTGCAGCCACCTAGGTAGGATCTGGGGGCTGGAGAAGTGAAGTGTGCTGTCCCCTTTCTGTCCTTGGGCTCCTTCCCTCTGGGCAGCACATGCTCAGCAACCATGAGGAGGTCTCTCTTGGTGTTAGTGGAGAAAAActggctgctgcatccctgcatcaTGCCCTCTGCAGCTTTGTTGTGGCCATGGGTAGCTCTGGATGGGCCCTGATCCAGGGTGGACTCAAAGCTTTGTTGCCTTCTTTGCCACATCCCTGTCAGTGGCTGAACATGCCACAGGAGATGTTTTGTTGGTGACAGGAACCAGCTGTGAACACCCTGCAATGATCAGGGACCCTGGCTGGCTCTTGCGCTGCTCCTcgggcagtggggctggagcatgGTCAGTGTCCTCGATGGCTGCCAGGGATTGGCCctccactgccagcagctcctgccaggtgCCCAGCCCAGGTCTGATGGCTGCAGAGCCTGCCAGGCTTGAGGTCTGCTCACACCttggctctggcacagccaccCTGAGGGATCCAGAACACTGtcaggctctgccctggcagggagcccTGTCTGGCTGTCCCCCGCcatgtgctggcactgccctgacCTGCCCCTGGGACTGTTTGGaatgtccctgcccaggaaCTCAGGGGCCTCTAACCCTCCTGACCTTGGAGCAGTGAGCATGGAACCAGGAACTTGAGCAGTGAACATGCCCAGGAACTCAGGGGTGCCCAATgccctgcaggctgagctggacCCTGGCCCAAGCTGAACCTCTtgcacccacagctgctgtgctggccagAGGCTCTCCAGACAGGTGCTGGGGTGACCTGTGAGCCCCCTTTGGAATCGCTGCATGGGTCTTCtcacaggtgtgtgtgcagggtCTGAGGACAGACCCAGCCCCTGCTGTTGGGGGAGGGGGACAGAAGCTGGTGACAGCACAGCCTGAGGTGGGAGAGGAGTCACAGGACCCTTCCCTTTGTGcaagccccttccagcctgtCCCAAGGGACAGATCAAGCCCTGTGTTGCTGCTCTCACCCTGTGCCTTATGAGAAAAATTCAGGCTAGCAGAGCCCTGTTCCCATCtacagcagctccccagggatgtTTGGAAAAgcctgggaagggagaggaaggtCAGCTCTGCTCATAGAATTGCTGGGAATTGTTATGTGGGGGGGAGCTTGTTCTGTGTTGATCAGAATGTCTGCTTGTAGGGTGCTGCctgcagcggggctgggggctctggccAGGTAGTGCCAGGAGGGACTGTGGAGACGCTGGCTCAGATGGGGGGGGCGGGTCTGGGCTGCTTTCAGGGTGGGAAGTGGTCCTCCTACCCCAGCACATGTTTGGAAGGTCTGTGGGAGAGTCAGTGGTGCAGCAAAGCTCAGGCTGAGCTCTTCAGGCCACGGGCTTACTGCTGGAGGGGAAAGATGGGCTGTCAGCCCCTCCTGACAGGGGCTTTTTCCTCCCCACCCTTCAGGTACTGCTGATGCTGTCCGGGCCTTTTTTGGCTCttagcagctctggagctggcaACAGGAATTGTGCTTATGCGCTGCAGGCAGGGGCCCAGCCCcttcctgggcacagctctggccACATGGACAAACACTGGACACAAGCCACCACTGgagttttgtgttttttttttttttccttttgactaCACCATCTCAGCCTGGCACTGTGAACTaggatttgttttccttgagGGTGTAGTATGGTGAGAACCACTAATAAAAGCTGTTTGAACAGCATCGTTATGTATGAGCCAGGGGATCCTGGGCATAGCATGGGGAAGGATTGCATCAGGGTAGTGGGGTTTCTGTGCTGGGGGATTATTTCTGTGCTGGGAACTCTTCTCAGCTCCTGCGTCCCTGCAGGAGGATTCCCAAACAACGAGGGAACAGGGGGGTCTGtaatgggaagggaaggagctggagtctggctgctggagctccacTGGGCCAAAGGCCAGTGGGAGCcagtgcagcagtgctgggccaGTGGTTCCAGTGGTTCTGCTGCTGCGAAGGCAAATCCAATACTCCTGTTCCTGGGTTGTAACAGTTCTGAGCTCCTCCAGAACAGCCTGCTTTTCCTTCGCTGTTGGGAGCCCAGGGCCTGCAGGATGCCTGTTCCTACCCCTCTCAAGCTGCAGCACCAGGCCAGGGACTAAACCCGTGTGGGGGCAGCAGCCTGGTGGCCTCTACTCACTGTGTATGGAAGAGACAAACCCAAGGGATGACCATGGGCACCTGTCCCCTCTGGgaagcccccagacccccttCATACCACAGTAGTTGCTGCACCAGGGAGATGCAAAGGGCAATGAGGAGACGGTGGCATTGCAGCTCAGgaggctgctgtggcacaggaatGCCAAACAGCATTGGAGAGCTCTCTGCTTACCTCTTCCGTGCCTGTCAGTGCTTGGAAAAACATAAATCCAGGAGGGATCTAGCCCCTGGCCTGTCCTGCAGCCTGCAGTGTTCAGCCCTGGCTGCCATGGATGCTTGCTGCTCTTCAGCCATcccctgcctctctcctgctgctcacagctctcTACCTACACTCCCCCGGCCAGGGCAGGTAAccacaggctgggcagcagctcctgcagtgctccagcccagccctgtgacAGTCCTGGCCTCAGTTCTgcctcagcagagcagtgcttggAGAAACAAGCTCACATTGCAGAGATGCTTTAGCAGAGTATTTATTCAATGCCAGAGTGAAGAGCAAAACTCAGTACAAACAACACCTCAGTGCCTTGCTCGCTGCTGCACCGAGCCACAGGTGGAGAGTTCACAGTtgtgggaggaaggggaggcTGTTCCTTCACTGTGTGACTGGACAGAGCAGGATGTGGagcctgtgtgcacacacaggaaAGAACCCCTAATTTCATGACAGAAAACCTGAGTACGGGGGTTTTGGGTGaagctggggcacagcaggacacaggtGCTGgccctcctgctgcagaggctgCTAAAGCTATCAGTGCCATTGTGATGGAAGCTGCCACCTCCGCCAGGTCTATCAGCGACCCCAGACTGGGTATGGCACAGGCACCTGCCCCAGGGCTTCCAGGGGGCCCCAAAATGcctccccctgcagctccttcccagccctgcttccaggagtgacagcagctcctcagggccCCATCTAGGCCAGGTCAATATTAAGAGCTTAATTTTAGACTCTGACATTTGGGTACCTGCTACAGGGACAGAAGCTCAAGGGACAGACAGTGAACACCACTGAGTCCATAATAACTCCAAGTGACCCTTCCCACTGCCTATGGGGTCCTGGAGGAGCTGACCCCCTCCATGGTGGGTCAGCCCCAAGGACAGGCAGCTTAttcagctgtcactgcaggcaGGAGGCCTCCATCCCCATCACCTGCAGGTGAATGAATACCTGCAGCACCTGTGGGTGCCTACACCTATTCACAGAGAACATACCAAAAGAACCTAAAGTGCCACGACTGGGTAGCATGGGCAGGAGGTAAGCTGTCCTCACAGGTAGCCCAGAAAGGGACAGCAGATCCCCCACAATAAATACGTTCCCGATCCATAGCTTATTGAAGTGCTACTCAGAGGAAGACAGGCAAAGCCATGTGACCACCAGCCCTCCCCCCACCAAGTTTGGAAACTGGCAATACCAATACACAGACCCTGGGGCCAGTcaggctcccagccctggccctgctgcccccagtccctgctgccctcctgggcagaGGTGCTATGGGGCAGAGGCACTTGACATTCCGCAGCAGCCAGACGAGTTGCCCGTGGAGCTTTGGGACAAACACACATAAATAAAACGCCAATATAAAGAGAGTCCTGCAGTCAGGCAGCACAGATGCACCGTGGCTCCTGCCAAGCACTCTGCAGCTGGCGGCTCCCAGTGTGGCTGGCCATGTCCCCAGCTTACACAGACCCACGCTGGACatgcctcagtgtcccctgtgcccagAGCTCACCCAGAGAGCTATGCCCAAAAGTAGCAATGCTGGTGAGAAGCTGTGGGAGCCCACCCTGCAGTgaccagctcagctgctgcccaaCAGAACCACAACAGGGCCCCAGCTCTTATGTCCTGTCTGAAGCCGATGCTTCAAGGAGGAGGCgattcctgctgccagggcccCTCCTGGCTCAGCCATAGGATCTGTGTGCCTAGAGCTCATCTCCgtgcagggctcagggctcTGTGAGCTCAGAAGGAGGTGCTGCAgtgaggaagctgcaggagcagatgtACCTGGGTTCAGCTTTTCTGGTTCAAGAGCCAGGAGAAGAGCAGTTTCCTGGGCCTGGGCCTCCTGGCCTGCCGGATGCGCACGGCCCGTGGGGACCGCCACACCTTGATGGTGGTGTCATCGctggctgtcagcagcagctcctgctccaccGGGCTGAATGCCACCGAGTTCACCACATTGTCATGCTGCAGCTTGGCCAGGCAGATGTTGTAGTGCCGGTCCCAGATGTAGCCGTGTCGATCCTCTGCCCCACTGGGGTGGAGAGACAGTGGTCAGGGTGTCCCACTGGTCCCAGTGtcagcccagcagccccaacaccctgcccttcccacccctgtccttctgcaggaatgggggcagAGGGTACCCAAGCCCCTGTCTCCAGGAGCTTCAtcctgtgcag
It contains:
- the TRAF2 gene encoding TNF receptor-associated factor 2 isoform X1, with translation MTLCAQSLEIQPELFVHMAAANSSPPGSLDLNQPGFAKEILGTKLEVKYLCSDCKNILRRPFQAQCGHRYCSYCLKKIISAGPQKCASCIQEGIYEEGISILETSSAFPDNAARREVESLPAVCINSGCTWKGTIKEYEAHDEVCPEFPLTCEGCGKKIPREKFRDHVKTCGRSKVPCRFEAVGCAEVVENEKLPEHERKCLAEHLYMLLSSVLSLKTGAGDLKPLPVPSSSQNSSPLLAANSLCSESELSRSLELLGRCEALERKTVTFENIVCVLNREVERVSLTAEAYSRQHRLDQEKIETLSNKVRQLERSIGLKDLAMAEMEEKIRNMEASTYDGVFIWKITEFARKRQEAITGRSPAIFSPAFYTSKYGYKMCLRVYLNGDGTGRGTHLSLFFVVMKGPNDALLRWPFNQKVTLMLLDQNNREHIIDAFRPDVTSSSFQRPVTEMNIASGCPLFCPVSVMEAKNSYVRDDAIFIKAIVDLTGL
- the TRAF2 gene encoding TNF receptor-associated factor 2 isoform X2, which codes for MTLCAQSLEIQPELFVHMAAANSSPPGSLDLNQPGFAKEILGTKLEVKYLCSDCKNILRRPFQAQCGHRYCSYCLKKIISAGPQKCASCIQEGIYEEGISILETSSAFPDNAARREVESLPAVCINSGCTWKGTIKEYEAHDEVCPEFPLTCEGCGKKIPREKFRDHVKTCGRSKVPCRFEAVGCAEVENEKLPEHERKCLAEHLYMLLSSVLSLKTGAGDLKPLPVPSSSQNSSPLLAANSLCSESELSRSLELLGRCEALERKTVTFENIVCVLNREVERVSLTAEAYSRQHRLDQEKIETLSNKVRQLERSIGLKDLAMAEMEEKIRNMEASTYDGVFIWKITEFARKRQEAITGRSPAIFSPAFYTSKYGYKMCLRVYLNGDGTGRGTHLSLFFVVMKGPNDALLRWPFNQKVTLMLLDQNNREHIIDAFRPDVTSSSFQRPVTEMNIASGCPLFCPVSVMEAKNSYVRDDAIFIKAIVDLTGL
- the TRAF2 gene encoding TNF receptor-associated factor 2 isoform X3; the protein is MAAANSSPPGSLDLNQPGFAKEILGTKLEVKYLCSDCKNILRRPFQAQCGHRYCSYCLKKIISAGPQKCASCIQEGIYEEGISILETSSAFPDNAARREVESLPAVCINSGCTWKGTIKEYEAHDEVCPEFPLTCEGCGKKIPREKFRDHVKTCGRSKVPCRFEAVGCAEVVENEKLPEHERKCLAEHLYMLLSSVLSLKTGAGDLKPLPVPSSSQNSSPLLAANSLCSESELSRSLELLGRCEALERKTVTFENIVCVLNREVERVSLTAEAYSRQHRLDQEKIETLSNKVRQLERSIGLKDLAMAEMEEKIRNMEASTYDGVFIWKITEFARKRQEAITGRSPAIFSPAFYTSKYGYKMCLRVYLNGDGTGRGTHLSLFFVVMKGPNDALLRWPFNQKVTLMLLDQNNREHIIDAFRPDVTSSSFQRPVTEMNIASGCPLFCPVSVMEAKNSYVRDDAIFIKAIVDLTGL